The following proteins are co-located in the Acidimicrobiales bacterium genome:
- a CDS encoding LuxR C-terminal-related transcriptional regulator, which yields AAKLVISEATVKTHGGRIFTKLHVRDRVQAVIFAYENGIVGRD from the coding sequence CGCCGCAAAGCTCGTCATCTCCGAAGCCACCGTGAAGACCCACGGCGGACGCATCTTCACCAAGCTCCACGTCCGCGACCGGGTACAGGCCGTCATCTTCGCCTACGAGAACGGCATCGTCGGCCGCGACTGA